AGTTCAAGGCTCCGGATTTCGACCTGATCCAACAGCGCCTCAAGGCGCCGGTGATCTTCGACGGCCGCAACCTGTACGACGCCGAACGCCTGGCGCGCAATGGCTTCACCTACTTCCCGATCGGCCGCGGTGAATCGCGCAACCTGCCGATTCCTCATCAGCAGTGGTCCACCGAGGCTTGAATGAACCCGCACTCCAGCTCCCCTTCGAACACACTTCTCTGGCAATCGTTGGGGCTGGGGCTGCTGGCCTTGCTGCTGTTCTGCGCCGGCGCCGGTCATGATTCGGCCATCGGCTTCGATTCGCGCTTCGTGCTGTTCGCCAAGGAAATGCTGCGCCATGGGCCGGGGTTCTTCCCCACCACCTATGGCCAGCCCTATGCCGACTACTCCAGTGCCTCGACCCTGCTGGTCTGGCTGTTCTCGCTGCCTGCGGGGCAGGTCAGCAGCCTGAGTGCCTGGCTGCCGACGGCCATCGCCTCGGCCGTGATCGTCAGTCTGATCTATCGCCTGTTGGCGCCCTATTCCCAGACCTGGGCCCTGCTCAGCGTCGCCCTGCTGTTGCTCAGCAACACCTTTATCAGCGAAACCCGCGCCGTGTCCCTGGACCAGATGCTCGCCGCGGTGTCCCTGGCGGTGTTCTACCTGGGTTATGCCCATGACCACTTCGGCGCCCGCCGGCACCTGGGCTGGATCTTCCTGCTGCTGGTGCTGGGCTTTGCCATTCGCGGGCCCATCGGCCTGGTGATCCCCACCGGCATGCTGTGCAGCTACTACCTGCTCAATGGCCAGTGGCGGCGGCTGTTCGGCGTCGGTTTCAGCGCGCTGTTGCTGCTGGTGGCCTGCGTCGGCCTGCTGCTGTGGCTGGCCAAGCTCAGCGGTGGCCAGGCCTTTGTCGACGATGTGATCCGCATGCAATTCATGGGACGCATGGACGGCAGCGAAGGCTCCAGCGACGTTTTCTATTACTTCACCAGCTCCCTGGGCAACTACGCCCTGGCCTACCCCCTGGCGATCCTGGCGTGGATCGCGGTGCTGTTCAGTCGCCCCGCGGAGCAGGGACCGGCCCTGAAACTGCTGCGCCTGTGCACCGCTGCCGGACTGATCGTGATGATCGGCCTGTCGATTCCCCAGGCGAAAAAGGCCCGCTACCTGCTGCCGATGCTGCCCATGGCGGCGATTATTGCGGCTTATCCGTTCCAGGCCAGCCACGGCCGACTGATGGCCTGGCTGCGCGCAGCGATCCAGGGCATCTGGCTGCTGCTGCCCGGGCTGCTGATCGTCGGCCTGCTGGTGCTGCGGCGCAAGTTCCCCGGGCAGCTCGACTCGCTGACGCCGATACTGCTGATCCTCGGCCTGTTGCAGGCGCTGTCCCTGGGGCTGCTGTGCCGGCGCCAGTGGCGCGCCGTGGGCCTGGCCTACAGCGCGGTGCTGGCGGTCTGGGCCTGCTACATCGGGGTCTTCGAGCCGGTGGAGCACCGTCTCTATGACACTCGCGCCTTCAGCCACGGCGCCATGCAACTGATCGAGGCCGACCCGGCACCGGTGGTCCTGCACCGCATGGGCAAGGACGCCAAGGCGATCAAGTTCATGGTCAACCTGGACCGGGACCTGCAGCCGCAGTTCACCGAGACCCTCGACGCCCTGGCCCAGGTCCCCGGCCCGGCCTGGGTGATCCTTGACCAGAGCGACCTGGTCAGCCTGCAGGGCACGCCCCTGGCCGGACTGACGCCGGCCCTGAGCGGGCGTTTCGACAAGAACGACTTCGTCCTGCTGCACCTGCCCAAGCGCGGCGCCACGCAACCCTGAAAGCGTTGCGCGGCCCCCAGCGGCTCCTTACACTCGCGCCCATGACCATTCAGATCCGCCGGGCGCGGGTGGCCGACGCCGCCTTCCTGCCCGCCATTGAAACCTCGGCTGCCGAACTCTTTCGCCGTGATCCGCAACTGGCCTGGCTGGCCGACGCCGAGGTCGCCGATGCCCAGAGCCAGCGAGACAACATCCGCCAGCACCCGGTATGGGTCGCGGTGACCGCCGACAGCACCCGCTGCGCCTTTCTCAACGCCCAGATCTGCGACCACGAGCTGCATGTGTGGGAAATCTCCGTTGCCACTGGCCACCAGGGCCAGGGCATTGGCAAGCGCCTGTTGCAGGCGGCCCGGGAGTTCGCCCTGGAACGGCAGCTCACGGCCCTGACCCTGAGCACCTTCCGCGAACTGGCCTGGAACGAGCCTTTCTATCAGCGCCAGGGCTTTGTCACCCTGCAGCCGGCCCAACTGAGTCCGCGCCTGCGTCAGGTCCTGGCCGATGAAGCGCAGCACGGCCTGCCTGCGGAACGCCGCTGCGCCATGCGCCTGACCCTGTAGAAGCCTGGCGGCCTATCCGGCCGCAAAAGCCGCTCGTGGCAGCCGGCGCTTATCGGCGTCAAGCAGCAAAATAAATGCACTAAACCAGCATTATTATGAATTTGTCAGTTGCATGAAGGCTCGGCACACTGTGCCCGTTCCTCCCCCAAATGTTGGAACGTTCAAGGGCTTTCTGGTGATCCAGACAAGCCCTTCTTTTTGCCCGCCGTTTAGTCATGGACCCCATTGCCGATGCTTGCCCGCTGGAAACCCGCCGCCATCAATACCCGCCCCCTGGAATGGAGCCGCGCCGCCATCGGCATGGCCCTGGGCACCCTGTTCAGTGTCTGGCTCTGCGCCCAGGTGTTCGGCATGCCGGTGGCGCTGCACCTGATCGGTCCGCTGGGAGCCTCGGCGGTGCTGCTGTTTGCCGTGTCGTCCGGAGCCCTGGCCCAGCCCTGGTCGATCCTGGGCGGTTACCTGTGCGCCGGGGTCGTGGCCTTGCTGGTGGCCCATGTGTTGGGGCGCAGCCTGGGCAGCGCCTGCCTGGCAGCGGGCATGGCCCTGGTGCTGATGTGCTGGTTGCGTTGCCTGCATCCGCCGGCCGGCGCCCTGGCCCTGACCCTGGTCCTGGCCGATCCGGCCAGCGTGGCGCTGGACTGGCGCGAGCTGGGCCCGGTGATGCTGGCGGCGGCCAGTCTCCTGGCCAGTGCCCTGGTCTACAACAACCTGACGCGGATTCGCTACCCCAAGGGCCCGAGCGATGCCCCGGCCATCCTGCCGTCGGCGACCCCGAGCGACAGCCTGGCGATCACCGCCGAAGACCTGAAGCAGGCCCTGGCCGAGATGGAGGAGTTTTTCGATGTCACCCCCGAAGACCTCGAACAGCTGATCCATGCCAGCCAAGTCCACGCCCGCCGCCGCAGCATCGGCCAAGTCCTTTCAGCGCGCCGCTAAGCCCCCGACTCCTGTGCGCAGGGGCCTGCCAGTTGGGGGGCTCAGATCATCGGCGACCAGCGCTGGGACCAGTCGTGGTCTTGTTCGATCACCTCGCGCAACACCGCAAAAGCCTGCTGCAGCTGCGCCGAGTCACGCTCCCGGGCATACAGCAGGTAAGTGGGAAAGTTGAATTCCGGGGCCTTTTCCACCCGTTCCAGCACGCCGCTGTCCAGGTAGCTCTGCACCACCCGGGTACGAAAATATCCGCTGCCGCCAGCGTCGAGGATGAACTGCAGGGCCAGTGGCCCCAGGTTGAAGCCCACCGCAGCCCTGGCCTGCTCCGGCAAGGCGGCGTCATGCTGGCGACGGAAGTCCTCGCCCCAATCGATGTAGACATAGGGCTCCGGCCGCCCCGCCAGGCGCACCTGGATCAGCTTTTCCTCGAGCAATTGCTCCACCTGCAAGCCCGGCGAGTACAGCGGCTGGAACACCAGCGCCGCATCCAGCACCCCCAGCTCCAGTTGTCTCTGCAGGCTGGCGCCTTCGGCGATCTGGGTGCGCACTGCGTGGTTGGGCAGCGCCTGGCGCAGGCGCCGCACCCAGCTGAGCATCAGCGGGTTGCACAGGCTCGGCTCACCGCCGATGTGCAACACGTTGTGGTAACCGTCGAGCAGCGGCAGGTCGCGCTGGGCCGCCTCCCAGGTCTGCACCAACTGGTTGGCGTAGGCGATGAAGGCCTCGCCGTCGGCGGTGGGCCGGGCCCCGGCGCGGTTGCGCACCAGCAGTTTGCAGTTGAGCTGGCCTTCCAGGTTCTGCACCCGGGCGCTGATGGCGGTCTGGGTCAGGTGCAGGCGCTCGGCAGCGGCGATCAGGCTGCCGCTGCGGACGATTTCCAGGAAGGTGCGCGCCAGATCGATGTCCATGGTGCCTCGCCGGCAAAAAATTCGAGCGCCATTGTAGCGGCGCTCGCCATACCGCGCTGCTAGGCCGCGGACATTTGCCGAGCCGGCACCGCCAGGCTCACCGCCCGCACCGAAGCCCCGGCACTCAGCCCCAGGGCCTTGGCGCTCTCGGCGCTGACCATCAGGGCGCCGGCCGCCACCCGCGCCGGCGCGGCGCTGATCCGGCAGTCGGCGAACTGGCGGTTGTGAATCAGGTAGGGCTCGGCCTGTTCCCCCGGCGTGCCGATGCACAGCTGCAGCACCTGGCTGTCGCGTACCGCGCGGATCTCTTCGGTGGCGCATTCGATCAAGGGCCCGCCATCGAAGATGTCGATGTAGTCCTTGAAGGCAAAGCCTTCGGCCTTGAGCATGCCCAGGGCCGGCTCGGTATTGGGGTGCACGCGGCCGATCGCCGCCCGCGCCGCTTCCGGCAACAGGCAGGTGGGCAGCGGGAACTTGGGCATCAACTCGGCGATGAAGGTCTTGTTGCCCAGGCCGGTGAGGTGGTCGGCTTCGGCGAAATTCATCTTGAAGAAGTGCCGGCCCAGCCCCTCCCAGAACGGCGACACGCCCTGCTCGTCGGAATAGCCGCGCATCTCGGCGATCACCTTGTCGCCAAAGTGCTGGCGAAACTCGGCCAGGAACAACAAGCGCGCCTTGGACAGCAGGCGGCCGTTGAGGCCCTGGCGATGATCGGCATGCAGGAACAGCGAGCACAGCTCCGACTGGCCGGTCATGTCGTTGCCCAGGAACAGGGTCGGCAACTGCTGGTTGATGCCGAGGTTCTTCGAGGCGGCGACCAACAGCCCCAGGCGATAG
This genomic stretch from Pseudomonas sp. Os17 harbors:
- a CDS encoding HPP family protein, producing MLARWKPAAINTRPLEWSRAAIGMALGTLFSVWLCAQVFGMPVALHLIGPLGASAVLLFAVSSGALAQPWSILGGYLCAGVVALLVAHVLGRSLGSACLAAGMALVLMCWLRCLHPPAGALALTLVLADPASVALDWRELGPVMLAAASLLASALVYNNLTRIRYPKGPSDAPAILPSATPSDSLAITAEDLKQALAEMEEFFDVTPEDLEQLIHASQVHARRRSIGQVLSARR
- a CDS encoding ArnT family glycosyltransferase; translated protein: MNPHSSSPSNTLLWQSLGLGLLALLLFCAGAGHDSAIGFDSRFVLFAKEMLRHGPGFFPTTYGQPYADYSSASTLLVWLFSLPAGQVSSLSAWLPTAIASAVIVSLIYRLLAPYSQTWALLSVALLLLSNTFISETRAVSLDQMLAAVSLAVFYLGYAHDHFGARRHLGWIFLLLVLGFAIRGPIGLVIPTGMLCSYYLLNGQWRRLFGVGFSALLLLVACVGLLLWLAKLSGGQAFVDDVIRMQFMGRMDGSEGSSDVFYYFTSSLGNYALAYPLAILAWIAVLFSRPAEQGPALKLLRLCTAAGLIVMIGLSIPQAKKARYLLPMLPMAAIIAAYPFQASHGRLMAWLRAAIQGIWLLLPGLLIVGLLVLRRKFPGQLDSLTPILLILGLLQALSLGLLCRRQWRAVGLAYSAVLAVWACYIGVFEPVEHRLYDTRAFSHGAMQLIEADPAPVVLHRMGKDAKAIKFMVNLDRDLQPQFTETLDALAQVPGPAWVILDQSDLVSLQGTPLAGLTPALSGRFDKNDFVLLHLPKRGATQP
- a CDS encoding GNAT family N-acetyltransferase codes for the protein MTIQIRRARVADAAFLPAIETSAAELFRRDPQLAWLADAEVADAQSQRDNIRQHPVWVAVTADSTRCAFLNAQICDHELHVWEISVATGHQGQGIGKRLLQAAREFALERQLTALTLSTFRELAWNEPFYQRQGFVTLQPAQLSPRLRQVLADEAQHGLPAERRCAMRLTL
- the astA gene encoding arginine N-succinyltransferase, which translates into the protein MIVRPATPADLPALLALAHSAGAGLTTLPADAGRLRSRLQWAERTFAGQASRADADYLFVLQSGQGEVVGICALAGAVGLREPWYNYRLGLLVAASKNLGINQQLPTLFLGNDMTGQSELCSLFLHADHRQGLNGRLLSKARLLFLAEFRQHFGDKVIAEMRGYSDEQGVSPFWEGLGRHFFKMNFAEADHLTGLGNKTFIAELMPKFPLPTCLLPEAARAAIGRVHPNTEPALGMLKAEGFAFKDYIDIFDGGPLIECATEEIRAVRDSQVLQLCIGTPGEQAEPYLIHNRQFADCRISAAPARVAAGALMVSAESAKALGLSAGASVRAVSLAVPARQMSAA
- a CDS encoding LysR family transcriptional regulator → MDIDLARTFLEIVRSGSLIAAAERLHLTQTAISARVQNLEGQLNCKLLVRNRAGARPTADGEAFIAYANQLVQTWEAAQRDLPLLDGYHNVLHIGGEPSLCNPLMLSWVRRLRQALPNHAVRTQIAEGASLQRQLELGVLDAALVFQPLYSPGLQVEQLLEEKLIQVRLAGRPEPYVYIDWGEDFRRQHDAALPEQARAAVGFNLGPLALQFILDAGGSGYFRTRVVQSYLDSGVLERVEKAPEFNFPTYLLYARERDSAQLQQAFAVLREVIEQDHDWSQRWSPMI